Proteins encoded by one window of Bacillus rossius redtenbacheri isolate Brsri chromosome 3, Brsri_v3, whole genome shotgun sequence:
- the LOC134530674 gene encoding uncharacterized protein LOC134530674: protein MNGPNVNLKFHKDLIDDFTSDDPDSPEPLSIGTCGLHRLHCAFKAAMQSTQWDIVGFLRSLYNLFKNVPARRADYIHYSGSTNFSLKFCAVRWLQNIEVAERAFTILTCIEKYVAGVQAAKKVPGCRSFQVVSAAIKDKLLAAKLAFFQSVAAEVEPFLRVFQADTPLAPFLYEYLNKNMISLGKRFIKPEFQTEFESKLIISEEKLMTAKNFDLGYGTRDALRKVKNVTEKDILVFRQECKICLKTFCNKLLVSSPLRYKLTKGISCLDPGVAQHASVRDRRLCIALEVLVTKKWVSGAGRADHIDRQFKSICCASDFVGKMKGFSKKSDRLKTLWLSLIASDAEYGDLKAFLKIVFLISHGNSALERGFSLKKSAL from the coding sequence ATGAATGGACCGAACGTAAACCTGAAGTTTCACAAGGACCTTATTGATGATTTCACCTCAGATGATCCTGATAGTCCAGAACCACTCAGTATTGGCACTTGTGGTCTTCACAGACTTCACTGTGCTTTCAAGGCAGCAATGCAGTCAACTCAGTGGGATATTGTTGGTTTTCTTAGATCATTGTACAATTTGTTCAAGAATGTTCCTGCTCGTAGAGCAGACTATATTCATTACAGTGGATCTACCAATTTTTCTCTTAAGTTTTGTGCTGTCAGGTGGCTGCAAAATATTGAAGTGGCTGAAAGAGCTTTTACTATTCTTACATGTATAGAAAAGTATGTGGCGGGAGTTCAAGCTGCCAAGAAAGTGCCAGGGTGCCGAAGTTTTCAAGTTGTGTCTGCAGCGATAAAGGACAAACTGTTAGCTGCAAAATTGGCTTTCTTTCAGTCAGTAGCTGCAGAAGTGGAACCATTTCTTCGTGTATTTCAAGCAGACACCCCGCTTGCACCTTTTTTGTATGAATACCTCAACAAGAATATGATCTCCTTAGGTAAGAGGTTTATAAAGCCAGAATTCCAAACAGAATTTGAATCAAAATTAATCATTTCAGAGGAAAAGTTAATGACTGCCAAAAACTTTGACCTGGGATATGGAACAAGAGATGCCCTCCGCAAAGTGAAGAATGTCACAGAGAAAGATATATTGGTTTTTCGACAAGAGTGTAAAATTTGCctgaaaacattttgtaataaaCTATTAGTTTCATCACCACTTCGTTACAAGCTGACAAAAGGGATATCATGTTTGGATCCTGGGGTGGCTCAGCATGCATCAGTTCGCGACAGAAGGCTCTGTATAGCATTGGAGGTACTAGTAACGAAGAAGTGGGTGTCTGGTGCAGGGAGAGCAGATCATATTGATCGGCAGTTCAAAAGTATTTGCTGTGCTTCAGATTTTGTTGGAAAAATGAAAGGTTTTTCCAAGAAAAGTGACAGATTGAAAACATTGTGGTTGAGCCTTATTGCTAGTGATGCCGAATATGGTGATTTGAAGGCTTTTCTGAAAATAGTATTTCTCATTTCACATGGAAATTCAGCTTTAGAAAGAGGATTTTCTTTAAAAAAGAGTGCATTGTAG